In Marisediminicola antarctica, one DNA window encodes the following:
- a CDS encoding ATP-binding protein, with protein MNPSTGGIRTPDQRLRAFVSSTLKELAPERRAARVAVERLHLAPVMFELGARPHPPRDLYRAYLEQSDVFVGLYWEAYGWVAPTETVSGLEDEYNLSTRLPKLIYIKESAGAREPRLDVLLDRIRNDDGASFKYFSTPQQLRKLLGDDLATLLAERFDLSRRSSFPSPDRPRATGPDTGAIPAPLTSLIGRDKELLAVEAMLRSDSVRLVTLTGPGGIGKSRLAIGVAKLLNERVQGEVAFVDLAPVQDAALVPNAIAQALGVRDTGDETLLEKLTTALRQRRMLIVVDNFEQVLDAATTLTSLLRAAPTLKFLVTSRTLLRVSGEHAYEVGPLALPGPAARLDAAELIASPSVALFVERVRAVKPDFELTAENKDAVAAICRELDGVPLALELAAARIRTLPPAAMLARLDRRLPLLSAGAKDLPPRQQTLRRTIEWSTQLLEPDEKRLLALLGVFAGGFSLEAAEFVAGDAAHADPLTSLGILVDNSLVRQQDCEGRSHFSMLATVREYALEQLEASGTFEAIRARHAEYFVELAERIEFDLEGAHQREWVSRLNDDRDNLRAAVRFLLDHDDWDTAARFAWNLFIFWWVGGLLGEVRGWMEEVLAAKDAHSDRTRAIALYFTRSITLWQDPNEWVVPALTESAELFHRVHDRSGEGLSLISVALALLADEKPDPAHADEALLKSLELFREQGDGWGEAMALVTLGRVALMDQKIHRAVHRFQESLSLARDRHEELGTAIALHHLGWAKLVAGSIDEARDAFNESLATSAKLGHAEGVAYGLEGLIAIAAARREIQRAGRLLRAAEALRKQTGLYNAASFSFHQRYLAPILAGDDASALEAARTEGRDMSMDDVVAFALAGNAP; from the coding sequence ATGAACCCATCGACGGGGGGCATCCGCACGCCCGACCAGCGTCTGCGCGCCTTCGTCAGCTCCACCCTCAAGGAGCTCGCCCCCGAGCGCAGGGCGGCGCGGGTCGCGGTCGAGCGGCTACACCTCGCACCAGTGATGTTCGAGCTCGGCGCACGGCCGCATCCACCCCGTGACCTCTACCGCGCCTACCTTGAGCAGAGTGACGTGTTCGTAGGGCTCTATTGGGAGGCCTACGGATGGGTGGCCCCGACCGAGACCGTCTCCGGTCTCGAGGACGAGTACAACCTCTCCACGCGGCTCCCGAAGCTGATTTACATCAAGGAGTCTGCTGGCGCCCGCGAACCACGCCTGGATGTGCTGCTCGACCGCATCCGCAACGATGACGGCGCGTCGTTCAAGTACTTCTCGACCCCGCAGCAGCTCCGCAAGCTGCTCGGGGACGACCTCGCGACCCTCCTCGCCGAGCGATTCGACCTGAGCCGGCGTTCGTCGTTTCCGTCGCCGGACCGACCGCGGGCCACCGGCCCCGACACCGGCGCAATTCCAGCCCCCCTCACCTCGCTCATCGGGCGGGACAAGGAACTGCTCGCCGTCGAGGCCATGCTGCGCAGCGACAGCGTGCGGCTGGTCACCCTCACGGGTCCGGGCGGCATCGGCAAGAGCAGGCTCGCGATCGGCGTCGCCAAGTTGCTCAACGAGAGGGTGCAGGGCGAGGTCGCCTTTGTCGACCTCGCGCCGGTGCAGGATGCCGCGCTCGTGCCGAACGCGATCGCGCAGGCCCTCGGGGTGCGTGACACCGGTGATGAGACCCTTCTGGAGAAGCTCACCACGGCGCTGCGGCAGCGGCGGATGCTCATCGTCGTCGACAACTTCGAGCAGGTGCTCGACGCCGCCACCACCCTCACCAGCCTGCTCAGAGCGGCACCGACCCTCAAGTTCCTGGTGACGAGCAGGACGCTGCTGCGGGTCTCGGGCGAGCACGCCTATGAGGTCGGCCCGCTCGCGCTCCCTGGACCGGCGGCGCGGCTGGATGCCGCGGAGCTGATCGCCTCGCCCTCCGTCGCCTTGTTCGTCGAGCGGGTGCGCGCCGTGAAGCCCGACTTCGAGCTGACGGCCGAGAACAAGGACGCTGTCGCCGCGATCTGTCGCGAGCTCGACGGTGTGCCGCTCGCGCTCGAGCTCGCAGCCGCACGCATCCGCACCCTCCCTCCGGCCGCGATGCTCGCCCGGCTCGACCGGCGGCTGCCGCTGCTCTCAGCCGGCGCGAAAGACCTTCCGCCGAGGCAGCAGACCCTCCGCCGTACGATCGAGTGGAGCACACAGCTTCTCGAACCCGACGAGAAACGCCTCCTCGCTCTTCTCGGGGTGTTCGCGGGCGGCTTCTCGCTCGAGGCCGCCGAGTTCGTCGCCGGCGATGCGGCTCACGCCGATCCGCTCACGAGCCTCGGCATTCTCGTCGACAACAGCCTCGTCCGCCAGCAGGACTGCGAGGGCAGGTCGCACTTCTCAATGCTTGCGACGGTGCGCGAGTACGCGCTCGAACAGCTCGAGGCGAGCGGCACTTTCGAGGCCATTCGCGCCCGGCACGCGGAGTACTTCGTGGAGCTCGCCGAGCGGATCGAGTTCGACCTTGAGGGCGCGCACCAGCGGGAATGGGTCAGCCGCCTCAACGACGATCGCGACAATCTGCGGGCGGCCGTGCGCTTTCTGCTCGACCACGACGACTGGGACACCGCCGCGCGGTTCGCCTGGAACCTGTTCATTTTCTGGTGGGTCGGCGGGCTCCTCGGCGAGGTGCGCGGCTGGATGGAAGAGGTGCTCGCGGCGAAGGATGCCCATTCCGACCGCACGAGGGCGATCGCGCTCTACTTCACCCGGTCAATCACGCTCTGGCAGGATCCCAACGAGTGGGTCGTCCCTGCGCTCACCGAGAGCGCGGAGCTGTTCCACCGGGTGCACGATCGCTCGGGGGAGGGCCTGAGCCTCATCTCGGTGGCCCTCGCCCTGCTCGCCGATGAGAAGCCCGACCCGGCCCATGCGGATGAGGCTCTGCTGAAGAGCCTGGAGCTGTTCCGCGAGCAAGGCGACGGCTGGGGCGAGGCGATGGCGCTCGTGACCCTCGGCCGGGTCGCGCTCATGGACCAGAAGATCCACCGCGCGGTGCACCGCTTCCAGGAGAGCCTGTCGCTGGCCCGCGACCGGCACGAAGAGCTCGGCACCGCGATCGCACTGCATCATCTGGGCTGGGCAAAACTCGTGGCGGGGTCGATCGACGAGGCCCGCGACGCGTTCAACGAGAGCCTCGCCACGTCGGCGAAGCTCGGGCACGCCGAGGGCGTCGCCTACGGGCTCGAGGGGCTCATCGCGATCGCCGCGGCCCGACGGGAGATCCAGCGCGCCGGTCGGCTTCTGCGGGCAGCCGAGGCGCTCAGGAAACAGACCGGGCTGTACAACGCCGCGAGCTTCTCGTTCCACCAGCGCTACCTCGCCCCGATCCTCGCCGGGGACGACGCCTCCGCCCTGGAGGCGGCCCGCACCGAGGGGCGGGACATGTCGATGGACGATGTCGTCGCGTTCGCACTGGCGGGGAACGCTCCGTGA
- a CDS encoding cation:proton antiporter: MIEFDGASAIFAAIGVATLAAALLPRLLGTVPISMPMVFLGAGMLAFVLLPDLPDPDPIDNNTIALHLTEVCVIISLMGAGLALNRPVGWRSWSTTWRLLAITMPLSMLAVGILGWASLGLGAASAVLLAAALAPTDPVLATEVQVSKPQSDPGHDDDEARFALTSEAGLNDGLAFPFTYAAVAISLVGVAPAAWLLDWVLIDVAWRLTVGVIVGLVVGWLLSKAFFSGRAGRFALAEQAEGFVALSATFLAYGIAELAEGYGFIAVFVCAVTVRAAERTNGYHGVLHKFVEQIERILTITVLILLGGAVARGLFSDIGWAEISIAAAFLLVIRPIAGWIGLSLGKSGPRERGVIAFFGVRGIGSLFYVAYALNAGDFPDAERLWAIVGLVVVGSILIHGIAATPVMALLDRSRHREADRRGSGASDVAETPV, translated from the coding sequence GTGATCGAGTTCGACGGCGCAAGCGCCATTTTTGCGGCCATCGGCGTCGCCACCCTTGCCGCGGCGCTGCTTCCGCGCCTCCTCGGCACGGTGCCAATCTCAATGCCTATGGTGTTCCTCGGCGCCGGCATGCTCGCCTTCGTGCTGCTGCCCGACCTCCCCGATCCGGACCCGATCGACAACAACACGATCGCCCTTCACCTCACCGAGGTGTGTGTGATCATCTCCCTGATGGGGGCCGGCCTGGCACTCAACCGGCCGGTCGGCTGGCGGAGCTGGTCGACTACCTGGCGGCTTCTCGCGATTACCATGCCACTGTCGATGCTCGCCGTCGGCATCCTCGGCTGGGCTTCCCTCGGTCTCGGTGCGGCGAGCGCCGTGCTGCTGGCCGCGGCACTCGCCCCCACCGACCCGGTGCTCGCGACCGAGGTTCAGGTGAGCAAGCCCCAGTCCGACCCCGGCCACGACGACGACGAGGCCAGGTTCGCGCTCACCTCGGAGGCCGGCCTCAACGATGGGCTCGCGTTCCCCTTCACCTATGCGGCGGTCGCCATCAGCCTCGTCGGAGTCGCCCCGGCCGCCTGGCTGCTCGACTGGGTGCTCATCGACGTCGCCTGGCGGCTCACCGTCGGGGTGATCGTCGGACTCGTCGTCGGCTGGCTGCTGAGCAAGGCTTTCTTCTCAGGCAGGGCCGGCCGGTTCGCGCTCGCCGAACAGGCGGAGGGGTTCGTGGCCCTCTCCGCCACCTTCCTCGCCTACGGGATCGCCGAGCTCGCAGAGGGCTACGGCTTCATCGCCGTGTTCGTCTGCGCCGTCACAGTTCGCGCGGCGGAGCGCACCAACGGATACCACGGTGTACTGCACAAGTTCGTCGAGCAGATCGAACGGATACTGACCATCACCGTGCTGATCCTGCTCGGCGGGGCCGTCGCCCGGGGCCTGTTCTCCGATATCGGCTGGGCCGAGATCTCCATCGCGGCCGCGTTCCTGCTCGTCATCCGTCCGATCGCCGGCTGGATCGGTCTGAGCCTGGGCAAGTCGGGCCCACGCGAGCGCGGCGTGATCGCGTTCTTCGGTGTTCGCGGTATCGGCTCGCTGTTCTACGTCGCCTACGCACTCAACGCCGGAGACTTCCCCGACGCCGAACGGCTCTGGGCCATCGTCGGACTCGTCGTCGTCGGATCGATCCTCATCCACGGCATCGCCGCCACCCCCGTCATGGCGCTTCTCGACCGTTCGCGCCACCGCGAGGCGGACAGGCGCGGCAGCGGAGCATCCGACGTCGCGGAGACGCCGGTCTAG
- a CDS encoding EamA family transporter — MTPRHTLLALLVVVIWGLNFVVIDAGLADVPPLVFVAIRFLLVIVPAIFFIRPPAIGWRNILAIGAFLSLGQFALLYLALALGMPAGLASLLLQTQVVLSVIVSAIVLRERPTRRQLVGIIVGMAGLTVVVVGHSAAAPWLPLVITMLAALAWAIGNVLSRRAKAASGLSLVVWSGLVVPIPSLALALLVDTPAVVIDSIVNISLVAILSTVYTAVAASLIGYGIWNSLLARYPTSSVVPFTLLIPIIGILAAWVVQGEEPTASELIGGAIMLAGLAAAVITRVPFTRAAPAPAPDPVPTTRAAPRPGP, encoded by the coding sequence GTGACCCCACGACACACTTTGCTCGCGCTGCTCGTCGTCGTCATCTGGGGGCTCAACTTCGTGGTGATCGATGCGGGGCTCGCGGATGTCCCGCCGCTCGTCTTCGTCGCCATCCGGTTTCTGCTCGTCATCGTGCCCGCCATCTTCTTCATCAGGCCGCCGGCGATCGGCTGGCGCAACATTCTGGCGATCGGCGCGTTTCTGAGCCTCGGGCAGTTCGCGCTGCTCTACCTCGCACTGGCGCTCGGGATGCCGGCCGGCCTTGCTTCGCTGCTGCTGCAGACCCAGGTCGTGCTCTCGGTGATCGTCTCGGCGATCGTGCTGCGGGAGCGGCCGACGCGGAGGCAGCTGGTCGGCATCATCGTCGGGATGGCTGGCCTCACCGTCGTTGTCGTTGGGCACAGCGCCGCCGCCCCCTGGCTGCCGCTCGTGATCACGATGCTCGCCGCGCTGGCCTGGGCGATCGGCAACGTGCTGAGCCGGCGCGCGAAGGCGGCATCCGGTCTCTCGCTCGTCGTCTGGTCGGGGCTCGTCGTTCCGATTCCGAGCCTCGCGCTCGCTCTCCTCGTCGACACTCCCGCGGTGGTCATCGACTCGATCGTGAACATCTCGCTCGTCGCGATCCTCAGCACCGTCTACACCGCCGTCGCGGCCTCGCTCATCGGCTACGGCATCTGGAACTCGCTGCTCGCGAGATACCCGACCAGCTCCGTCGTGCCGTTCACGCTGCTGATCCCCATCATCGGAATCCTCGCCGCGTGGGTCGTGCAGGGCGAAGAGCCCACGGCAAGCGAGCTCATCGGCGGCGCCATCATGCTCGCCGGCCTAGCTGCTGCCGTGATCACACGCGTGCCGTTCACTCGGGCCGCCCCTGCCCCCGCGCCAGACCCTGTTCCGACAACGCGGGCAGCGCCGCGGCCCGGGCCGTGA
- a CDS encoding NADPH:quinone reductase, with the protein MKSIIYSQSGDPGVLHLVTREIAEPGPGEVRVRVAVSGVNPTDWKSRRGSSPGEALAFDSVVPNQDGSGTVDAVGDGVDRVRVGDRVWLALAAFERAASGTAQEFTVLPTERVYPLPDAASFEVGASLGVPAITAHRALTVAEDGPSRLHPGALEGKVVLIAGGAGAVGHAAIQLARWAGATVITTVSSPGKAALATAAGAHHTVDYRDSDAAAEIRRIAPDGVDQIVEVAPAQNAPLNLAVIRNRGSVSVYANNGGETMTLDVRPHFSLNIRYQFVLLYSVGQEALDAAAADIAAALLDGALPVGEQAGLPLHHFDLAHTPDAHAAVESGVVGKVLIRVDGTS; encoded by the coding sequence ATGAAATCGATCATCTACAGCCAGTCCGGTGACCCCGGTGTACTGCACCTCGTCACGCGCGAGATCGCCGAGCCCGGCCCGGGCGAGGTGAGGGTGCGCGTCGCCGTGTCCGGGGTCAACCCCACCGACTGGAAGTCGCGCCGAGGCAGCAGCCCGGGGGAGGCACTCGCGTTCGACAGCGTCGTGCCGAACCAGGACGGTTCCGGAACGGTGGATGCCGTCGGTGACGGTGTCGACCGGGTGCGTGTCGGCGACCGGGTGTGGCTCGCGCTCGCCGCCTTCGAGCGGGCGGCGAGCGGCACAGCCCAGGAGTTCACCGTTCTGCCGACCGAGCGGGTCTACCCGCTGCCGGATGCGGCGAGCTTCGAGGTCGGAGCCAGCCTGGGCGTGCCGGCGATCACGGCGCACCGCGCGCTCACAGTGGCCGAGGACGGCCCGAGCCGGCTGCATCCGGGTGCGCTGGAGGGCAAGGTCGTGCTCATCGCCGGCGGCGCGGGCGCGGTCGGCCATGCCGCGATCCAGCTCGCCCGCTGGGCCGGCGCAACCGTGATCACAACCGTCAGCTCGCCCGGGAAGGCGGCGCTCGCCACAGCGGCCGGCGCCCACCACACCGTCGATTACCGGGACTCGGATGCCGCGGCGGAGATCCGCCGCATCGCACCGGACGGCGTCGACCAGATCGTCGAGGTGGCCCCGGCCCAGAACGCCCCGCTCAACCTCGCCGTCATCCGCAACCGGGGATCCGTATCGGTCTACGCCAACAACGGCGGCGAGACGATGACCCTCGATGTTCGCCCGCACTTCAGCCTCAACATCCGCTACCAGTTTGTGCTGCTTTACTCTGTCGGCCAGGAGGCGCTGGACGCCGCCGCCGCCGACATTGCCGCCGCGCTGCTCGACGGGGCGCTGCCGGTGGGTGAGCAGGCCGGCCTGCCCCTGCACCACTTCGACCTCGCGCACACGCCTGACGCGCACGCGGCGGTCGAGAGCGGCGTCGTGGGCAAGGTGCTCATTCGGGTTGACGGAACCTCGTAG
- a CDS encoding DUF3054 domain-containing protein, which translates to MEPKRARAASVIAYLLLDLVVVFLFIYAGRETRGAGLGERLVAGLPFFIGVLVGWAAGRVWQAPRAVLWKGIIVWGSTAAVGMLLRLVTGEPTDSRFVFITFIALGVFLIGWRGAAWVLDVLFGRVFPKVVDEKYRK; encoded by the coding sequence ATGGAACCGAAGCGGGCCCGCGCCGCATCCGTCATCGCGTACCTCCTGCTCGATCTCGTTGTCGTGTTCCTTTTCATCTACGCCGGCCGGGAGACGCGCGGCGCCGGTCTCGGGGAGCGGCTCGTCGCGGGGCTTCCCTTCTTCATCGGCGTGCTCGTCGGCTGGGCCGCCGGGCGGGTCTGGCAGGCGCCTCGCGCCGTGCTGTGGAAGGGCATCATCGTCTGGGGCTCCACAGCTGCGGTCGGGATGCTGCTGCGCCTGGTGACCGGGGAGCCGACCGACTCGCGATTCGTCTTCATCACCTTCATCGCGCTCGGCGTCTTCCTGATCGGCTGGCGCGGCGCGGCCTGGGTGCTCGACGTGCTGTTCGGTCGGGTATTCCCCAAGGTCGTCGACGAGAAATACCGCAAGTAG
- a CDS encoding toxin-antitoxin system YwqK family antitoxin, with protein MPIFADDEHPESGAFEGTFADGKPESMGQLRGGMKQGEWKFFYRNGRLKALGVYDDGKLTGHWVWWRQNGERLQEGAFTDNLQVGLWKRWFDNGQLWDEGTYNNNGKRVGEWTTYDRDGAVKSTRIHRGPRS; from the coding sequence ATGCCGATATTCGCGGACGATGAGCACCCGGAATCGGGTGCCTTTGAGGGTACCTTTGCCGACGGCAAGCCAGAGAGCATGGGCCAGCTGCGCGGCGGGATGAAACAGGGCGAGTGGAAGTTCTTCTACCGCAACGGCCGGCTGAAAGCCCTCGGCGTCTATGACGACGGCAAGCTGACCGGGCACTGGGTGTGGTGGCGGCAGAACGGCGAACGCCTTCAGGAGGGTGCCTTCACCGACAACCTTCAGGTGGGGCTGTGGAAGCGCTGGTTCGACAACGGACAACTCTGGGACGAGGGCACGTACAACAACAACGGAAAAAGGGTCGGGGAGTGGACGACCTACGACCGCGACGGTGCGGTGAAGTCGACGAGGATCCACCGGGGCCCGCGCAGCTGA
- a CDS encoding OsmC family protein, giving the protein MTLIPTISQPAVSIPSVSADVRATRLLDAGSAWGDRIAANPASAQLTYRVRAAGEGSVATAVTAGKHNFVVDEPAALAGDDVAASPVEYALGALISCQVVVYRLYAQALGIRVDEITVDAEGDLDARRLFGLDESVRAGFTDVRLAITITGPESEARYQELREAVDEHCPVLDLFQNPTPVSVTVAKG; this is encoded by the coding sequence ATGACATTGATCCCCACCATCTCTCAGCCCGCCGTGTCCATTCCCAGCGTCAGCGCCGACGTGCGCGCGACACGGCTTCTCGATGCGGGTTCCGCCTGGGGCGACCGCATCGCGGCGAACCCGGCGAGCGCCCAGCTCACCTACCGTGTGCGCGCGGCCGGCGAGGGGTCGGTCGCGACCGCCGTCACCGCGGGAAAGCACAACTTCGTCGTCGACGAGCCCGCCGCTCTCGCCGGGGATGACGTCGCGGCGAGCCCCGTCGAGTACGCCCTCGGCGCTCTCATCTCCTGCCAGGTCGTCGTCTACCGCCTCTACGCGCAGGCGCTCGGCATCCGGGTGGACGAGATCACAGTCGACGCGGAGGGCGATCTGGATGCGCGTCGCCTCTTCGGTCTCGACGAGTCCGTGCGCGCCGGGTTCACCGATGTGCGCCTCGCGATCACGATCACCGGCCCGGAGTCGGAGGCGCGTTACCAGGAGCTTCGCGAGGCCGTCGACGAGCACTGCCCCGTGCTCGACCTGTTCCAGAACCCGACCCCGGTGAGCGTCACGGTCGCCAAGGGGTAG
- a CDS encoding DUF1905 domain-containing protein → MSVTLGGSTWLTSIFPDSKSGTFLLPVKGSIRARERVAPGDVVGVSRKLLE, encoded by the coding sequence GTGAGTGTGACCCTCGGCGGCTCGACCTGGCTGACGTCGATCTTCCCCGACTCGAAGTCCGGCACCTTCCTGCTGCCGGTCAAGGGGTCCATTCGTGCTCGCGAACGGGTGGCGCCCGGCGACGTCGTGGGTGTGAGCCGCAAGCTGCTCGAGTAG
- a CDS encoding bifunctional nuclease family protein, translated as MVQVRVVALAVDSGSQPVVLLKPILDEPGSGKILPIWIGTQEATSILIATEGAQAPRPLTHDLMKSLLEAVQAELERVDITRIEEGTFYAELTLQTGKGRLVLDARPSDAIALAARVDAPIWVNDDVLEAAGVADQTEMTGTPGEEAQLDEFKRFLEEVDPEDFQG; from the coding sequence ATGGTCCAGGTTCGCGTTGTCGCCCTCGCTGTTGATTCCGGGTCGCAGCCCGTGGTTCTTCTGAAGCCGATTCTGGACGAGCCCGGCTCGGGCAAGATACTGCCGATCTGGATCGGCACCCAGGAGGCAACCTCCATCCTCATTGCCACCGAGGGTGCTCAGGCCCCCAGGCCCCTCACGCACGACCTCATGAAGAGCTTGCTCGAGGCGGTGCAGGCCGAGCTGGAACGCGTCGATATCACCCGCATCGAGGAAGGCACCTTCTACGCCGAGCTGACGCTACAGACGGGGAAAGGGCGACTGGTGCTCGACGCCCGCCCGTCAGACGCCATCGCACTTGCCGCCCGTGTCGACGCGCCCATCTGGGTCAACGATGACGTGCTCGAGGCCGCGGGAGTCGCCGACCAGACCGAGATGACAGGCACCCCCGGCGAGGAGGCGCAGCTCGACGAGTTCAAGCGGTTCCTCGAGGAGGTCGACCCCGAGGACTTCCAGGGTTGA
- a CDS encoding pyridoxal phosphate-dependent decarboxylase family protein has protein sequence MSAEPDDYRAALEHALAHSLDWLASIATRPVGPRMNADELAASFAAPLPDGPTDPVTVVDELAAIADPGLMAMPSGRFFGWVIGGTLPAALAADWMVSAWDQNAGMRYATPAVVAAEEAAGGWLLDLLGLPAGSDVGFTTGATMANFVGLAAARKWTLDRVGWDLDTLGLGGSPRITVFAGADRHVTIDLVLRYLGLAAPVEIGVDAEGRLDPDALGRALDGHTGLAIVCLQAGNLHSGAFDPIEEATTIAHAHDAWVHVDGAFGLWAAASPTLRPQLAGLETADSWATDAHKTLNVPYDSGFAIVSRPEVLRSVFAVHTSYLIGADAGPGDPFEKVPELSRRARGIPVWAALRSLGRSGTIDLIDGLAHNAKALAEGLARMPGVEILNDLVFTQVCISFGDDERTRRVTAALIADGTAWMSGSRWHDQDILRISVSNWSTDANDVAASLAAVERAIAAVR, from the coding sequence ATGTCAGCGGAACCGGATGACTATCGCGCCGCCCTCGAACACGCCCTCGCCCACTCGCTCGACTGGCTCGCATCCATTGCCACCCGGCCCGTCGGCCCACGGATGAACGCCGACGAGCTCGCCGCCTCCTTCGCGGCGCCGCTACCCGACGGCCCGACCGACCCGGTGACGGTCGTCGACGAGCTCGCCGCGATCGCCGACCCCGGGCTCATGGCGATGCCGTCCGGCCGCTTCTTCGGCTGGGTCATCGGCGGCACGCTGCCCGCCGCCCTCGCCGCCGACTGGATGGTGAGTGCCTGGGACCAGAACGCGGGCATGCGGTACGCGACGCCCGCCGTGGTGGCCGCCGAGGAAGCGGCCGGAGGGTGGCTGCTCGACCTGCTCGGGCTCCCCGCCGGAAGCGACGTGGGATTCACGACGGGCGCGACGATGGCGAATTTCGTCGGCCTCGCCGCCGCCCGCAAGTGGACACTCGACCGCGTCGGCTGGGACCTCGACACCCTGGGCCTCGGTGGATCGCCGCGCATCACAGTATTCGCCGGGGCCGACCGGCACGTGACGATCGACCTTGTGCTGCGCTACCTCGGGCTCGCCGCCCCCGTCGAGATCGGCGTCGACGCCGAGGGACGGCTCGACCCGGATGCCCTCGGCCGGGCCCTCGACGGCCACACCGGCCTCGCGATCGTCTGCCTTCAGGCGGGCAACCTGCACTCGGGCGCCTTCGATCCGATCGAAGAGGCCACAACGATCGCGCACGCGCACGATGCGTGGGTGCACGTCGACGGTGCGTTCGGTCTGTGGGCCGCCGCGAGCCCGACCCTCCGACCGCAGTTGGCCGGACTCGAGACGGCCGACTCCTGGGCGACGGATGCCCACAAAACACTCAATGTTCCCTACGACAGCGGGTTCGCGATCGTCTCCCGGCCCGAGGTACTCCGGTCGGTGTTCGCGGTGCACACGAGCTATCTCATCGGCGCAGACGCGGGCCCGGGTGACCCGTTCGAGAAGGTGCCGGAGCTGTCCCGCCGCGCCCGCGGCATCCCGGTCTGGGCAGCACTGCGCTCGCTCGGGCGGTCGGGCACGATCGACCTCATCGACGGCCTCGCTCACAACGCGAAAGCCCTCGCGGAGGGGCTCGCCCGGATGCCCGGGGTCGAGATCCTCAACGACCTGGTTTTCACCCAGGTCTGCATCAGCTTCGGCGACGACGAGCGCACCCGCCGTGTCACCGCCGCGCTCATCGCGGACGGCACCGCGTGGATGTCGGGTTCCCGCTGGCACGACCAGGACATCCTGCGCATCTCGGTGAGCAACTGGTCCACGGATGCCAACGACGTGGCGGCATCTCTCGCGGCGGTGGAGCGGGCGATCGCGGCGGTGCGTTAG
- a CDS encoding VOC family protein: MPTSIFVNLPVGDLDRSRGFFAALGYGFAPEFADENSLCVVISDSIFVMLLLEPYFASFTNKPTADAASVAEVILTVSVDSRDEVDRLADTALESGGTSSSAQDMGIMYSRSIQDPDGHIWEFMWMDPGHAEEPDERD, encoded by the coding sequence ATGCCCACGTCCATTTTCGTCAACCTCCCCGTCGGCGACCTCGACCGGTCGAGGGGCTTCTTCGCGGCCCTCGGCTACGGCTTCGCCCCGGAGTTCGCCGACGAGAACTCCCTCTGCGTCGTCATCAGCGACAGCATCTTCGTCATGCTGCTGCTCGAGCCCTATTTCGCGTCGTTCACCAACAAGCCCACCGCCGATGCGGCATCCGTCGCCGAGGTGATCCTCACGGTCAGCGTCGACAGCCGCGACGAGGTCGACCGGCTCGCCGATACCGCGCTCGAGAGCGGCGGAACGTCGTCCTCCGCCCAGGACATGGGAATCATGTATTCGCGCAGCATCCAGGACCCCGACGGCCACATCTGGGAGTTCATGTGGATGGATCCGGGCCACGCCGAGGAGCCGGACGAGCGGGACTAA
- a CDS encoding zinc-ribbon domain-containing protein: MPEQVEAWWARRQRSKGTSLPYSVGQYREAWQSYPVLVRQYHPDLNRGITLTQIPPAADVYLVWVCVVGHEFVATPDEQRQRPGQSRRRSTWCPDCAALAVTRSPRGAAVALVAGVRDSPADAPAAPVRKPKPPAKLGDSRICASSTAAGRAIGDAFHSDCAPRPASAAEGDLRAMLTARLQFEPGLNAVRVARPFFTHLEVWPDIVIAELRVAIEYDTTGRDGLEHVGRREAVDRRKDRMLRAAGWEVVRIRCGKLQPIGPHDLVAPGVSSRLIDRLLDELRSIRGDLIVDCYLAERASA; encoded by the coding sequence GTGCCGGAGCAGGTAGAGGCCTGGTGGGCCAGGCGGCAGCGGTCGAAGGGCACGAGCCTGCCCTATTCCGTCGGGCAGTACCGCGAGGCCTGGCAGAGCTACCCGGTGCTCGTGCGGCAGTACCACCCCGACCTCAATCGCGGCATCACCCTCACCCAGATTCCTCCCGCAGCGGATGTCTACCTCGTCTGGGTATGCGTCGTCGGCCACGAGTTCGTTGCGACCCCCGATGAGCAGCGCCAACGCCCCGGTCAGTCGAGGCGTCGCTCGACCTGGTGCCCGGACTGCGCGGCGCTCGCCGTGACGCGCTCGCCACGGGGGGCAGCCGTCGCGCTGGTCGCGGGCGTGCGCGACAGCCCAGCTGACGCCCCGGCGGCGCCGGTCCGAAAACCGAAACCCCCAGCCAAGCTCGGTGACTCGAGAATCTGCGCCTCCTCGACCGCCGCGGGCCGCGCCATCGGCGACGCGTTCCATAGCGACTGCGCGCCGCGTCCAGCATCCGCCGCCGAGGGCGACCTGCGGGCGATGCTCACCGCACGGCTGCAGTTCGAACCCGGCCTCAACGCCGTGCGCGTTGCCCGCCCCTTCTTCACCCACCTCGAGGTCTGGCCCGACATCGTGATCGCCGAGCTGCGCGTGGCAATCGAATACGACACCACCGGCAGGGACGGCCTCGAGCACGTCGGGCGCCGTGAGGCCGTCGATCGCCGCAAAGACCGGATGCTGCGCGCCGCCGGCTGGGAGGTCGTTCGCATCCGCTGCGGCAAGCTGCAGCCAATCGGGCCGCACGACCTGGTCGCTCCGGGTGTCTCGTCGAGGCTCATCGATCGGCTCCTCGACGAGCTGAGGAGCATCCGCGGCGACCTCATCGTCGACTGCTACCTCGCCGAGAGGGCCTCGGCCTGA